ACGGCGATTTCGCTGGTGGCGCTGACGGTTTTTTATTTTAATGCTGCCCCGATGGCACGCAAAATCGGCAACATCGACGTTTTCGATCCGGCGCAGCAGGCGCATCGGAAAAAAGAGGTCCTGAAGTTCGTCCGCCACGCACTGTTCAGGAATCCGGAGGCCGTGGAACCATGATCCGACGATTGCTCCTTCTGGCATTGGGTCTGCTCTTAGTGACGGGAGGCGTTTTTCTTTACAGATATTTCAATCGTCCCCAGGGTTTGATGCTTACCGGGATCGTTACGACCCACGAAGTCAACGTGAGCCCGCTGATCCAAGGCCGGCTGAGCCAGTTATTGGTAAAGGAGGGGGATGCCGTCAAGGCCGGTCAGTTGGTGGCCGTTATTGATCCACAGGAGCTGCAGGCGGACCGGTCCTATTATGCCCACACGGAACAAGGCGCGGCCGCCCAGGTGGAAGAGCAGGAGGCGGCGCTGAATTATCAGCAAGTGCTGACACGCGATCAGATCAAACAAGCCGAAGCAGCACTCGCGGCTGCCGAGGCGCAGGCCCGGGAGGTGGCGGCGGATCTTGAACTCAACCGTGTGAATTATGAACGCGCCGGGAACCTCTACCAGAAACAGGTCTATTCGGCGCAGGCATTGGATCAGGCAAGAACCGCCTATGAAGCATCTAAAGCTCATGCCGAGTCGTTACAGAAACTGGTCGAAACGCAGAGAGCGAACGTCGCGCTTGCCCGCTCCAACGAAAACCAGATCACCGTCCGACTGAAGGAACTTCAGACGGGACGGCGGCAACTGCTTGCGGCCGGCGCCCAGAAATCAAAGGCCGATGTGCGTCTGGGCTATACCGAAGTCCGGGCGCCCATCAACGGCGTAGTGGCCGTGCTGGCGGCGCGCCAGGGCGAGGTCCTCAGTGTGAGCCAGCCGATCCTGATCCTGATTGATCCGGAGGACCTGTGGGTGCGCGCCGATGTCGAGGAAACCTATATCGACCGCATTCGGCTGGGCGACCGGCTCACCGTCCGCCTGCCATCCGGAGTCGAGCGGGCGGGAACGGTTTTCTACCGCGCCGTGGTTGCCGACTTCGCAACCCAACGGGATGTCAGCCGCGCCAAGCGCGACATCAAGACCTTCGAAATCCGCCTGCGTCTGGACAACGGCGATCGGCGGCTATGGCCGGGCCTGACGGCCTACGTCATGTTGCCGCTCCAGGATGTGCAGGGCGCTCCTCAGGTTTCCAATTAAGCGGGCATGCTATGAGAACAGTGGCGCATTTCGACTCCCGACCCGCAATCCCCGGCCTCGAACTTCCGATCACCCTGCAAGAGTCGGAGGTCTTAGGTCTGATTTCGGAGGCTCGCAGTGCCGGCGATTGAGGCGACTGAGATCAGGAAGTGCTTCGGAACATTCTGTGCCGTGGACAGGCTCAGCTTCACTGTCGATGAGGGCGAGATCTTCGGCCTCCTCGGCCCGAACGGAGCGGGCAAGTCGACGCTCATCCGCATGCTGACCACCCTGCTGCCGCCGACTTCGGGTGTCGCGCTGGTCAACGGATTCGATGTGAGAAACGCAGCCAACAAAGTGCGGCGGACAATCGGCGTCATTCCGCAGGCCATGACTTCGGATCTGGATCTGACCGCAGAAGAGAACCTGGACATTTTTGCCAAACTCTATGGAGTGCCGCGGGAGAAACGGAAGCGGGCGAACCAAGAGCTGTTGGCGGCGGTCGATCTGGAGCAGTGGGGAGACAAGCCGGTAAAGAACTTCTCCGGCGGGATGCGGCGACGGCTGGAGATCGCGCGCGGCCTGGTGCACGAACCCAAGATCTTTTTCCTGGATGAGCCGACGACGGGACTCGATCCGGTCTCGCGTGTTTCGGTGTGGGAGATGTTGATGAAGTTGAAGCAGGGGCGCGAGCTGACGATTCTTCTGACCACGCATTACATGGATGAGGCCGACAGGCTGTGCAACCGCGTGGCGATCGTCGACCACGGCAAACTCGTCGCCCTGGACTCCCCGCTCAAGCTTAAAGCCGCCATCCCCGGAAAGAACATTCTGGAAGTCAGTTTCTCGAGCCTGCCGGACGGCTGGATGGAAACACTGAAGCGGCTTCCCGAGGTCCAGGAAGTCAAGGCGGATGACCACGTCTTCCGGATCAGCTCCAACAACGGGCCGAAAACGACTTCTGAATTGATCGAAACCGCCCGGCATGAGCAGGTCGAGATCACCTCGCTGTCCGTGCAAAGCACGACGCTGGATGACGTTTTCGTGCATTACACGGGCCGGCAGCTCCGCGACGCCCTGCAGGACGCGTTGAAGCTGGACCCCCGGATCATGTATCAGCGACAGCGACACTGAGGATGCCCCATGCGAGGCACGCTGGCTATGATCGAAAGAGACATCCGCAAGTTCAGGCGCAGCCCTACGCTGATCCTGACCACCATGTTTTTCCCGCTGATCCAGCTGGTGGTTCTGGGTTATGCATTTGGCGGGAAACTGGAAAATCTCCATGTGGGCATTGTCGATCAGGACAAGCAGATCGAAACGGTCAAGCTGCGCGAGTTGTGCGGCGCCATCGCAGCCAACGCCCGCACCTTCGATACCGTCATGTACGCGGACGAACATCAGGCGATGACGGACCTGCGCAACGGACGCATCAGCGCGGTCCTCCAGATCCCGCCGGATTTCTCACGCCGTGTCCTGGCAAAGGAGGCGCCGCGGGTGGCTTTGATCGAAGACAACACGGACAACTTTGCGGTCGCGGCGCTCGAAGGGGCGTTCACTCAATTGCTCGGCAGCTTCAACCAGCGGGGATCCCCGCCGCGCTTGCCGGCCCAGGCTACGCTCTCGGTGGTCGAAGTGTATCCCTACGTCCCCTATATTCAGTACCTTCTCTCCGGTACGGTTGTGCTGGCGATTTTTATCTCGGCCATGATCGGCGGCGGCATCATTTTCATAGATGACAAGGCCCGCGGTCTTCATGAAGGGTATCTCGTCACTCCCATCAGCAAGGTGGAACTCATTTTGGGATTCACCTTGTCCGGGGCGATCAAGGCCTGCCTCTCCGGCGTGGTCCTGGCCACGCTCGGGTCCATCATCGCCGGCATCCCGAATCCATTGGACCCAGTCCGCCTCGCCAAGCTGCTGATCGTCATCGTCGTTTCGGCCTTGGCCCTCATCAGCATGATGTTCATGCTGATGGTGCGCGTGAACGATCCGCTCGTGCCGCGCGCCACCATGGGGGTCTTGAATACGCTCCTCTACTTTCCCAGCGGCGCGGTCTATCCCGTCAACGGATTCCCGAACTGGATGCGGGTGATCTCATCCGTGGATCCATTCACCTATGCGGTTCACGCGTTCAAGGAACTCCTGCTCAAGAATGCAGGCCTGGGAGCCATCGCATTCGACCTGTCGTTTCTCATCATATTCGCCCTCCTGATGATGACCCTCGCCACCCTCCTCTTTAAGCGCAGCCTGTAATTCCCCGCGCCGCAGCCACTGCCAAGGCGCCGAAACCCTGCCGGCGTCCTGGTTTTAGTGAACGACGCACGTCAACAAGAATGGAACAGAGCTCTTTTCCGCGTGGTTCTGGATTCATCCTTGCGCGTGGCCTTCGTGGCTGCCATGGTCGCTCTTGTCCTTCTTATGGTTCGGGTGCGCTCCAGCGGCGTACGCCATGCGGCCTGGACCGCCGTTTTGTGTGCCATGCTGCTCATGCCGGTTCTGCCCTACTGCGTCCGGTCCATTTCGATTCCCGTTCCCGTTCCAGCTGCCGGCATCGGAGAGATGCCCGCAATTCCGGAAACCTCGTTGCCGGCCGGTTCTGCCCCGAGTTCCGAAGTTTCTACCCTGAACCCCACGCCCGCGAACCAGACGGCTCCGGTTCCCGAGACTCTCCGGGGAAGCAATTCAATCTGGCCCGTGGCCGCGATGATGACCTACGGCTTTGGAGTCTTGATCCTGTTCTCCCGGGTGGTTCTCGGCTGGCGCACCATGAGCAGGTCGCCGACAAGCCGCTGGCCGAGAAATTGCTGCTGCGCGCGCAGACTCTCGATCCCAAGGGGAAGTATTCGTACTCGCTGGGACGGCTCTACGCCCTCACTCTCCTTGGTTCTAATTCCTCGATGCCGTTGAACGTCGTTCGGTCCGTCAGCGCGTGATTGCAGACATCCAGGATGCGGCCGCCGAACCACGATGATCCATGCGCACGACGGGCAACCGGGATCCGGAGTTTTCCCGGTTGTCCTCCCGGGAAGCCGGCACGGCAGAAGTGCTAGACAATTGTCTAAATAAATGCTTGACATTTAGACAAACGTCAATATACTTTTCAGCAGACGATCCGACCGTTATCCTTGTGCGGGGGATCCGGATGGCCCACGAGAAACCGCCTGATGCCGAGCTTGAGGTTCTGGCCTGCCTGCGCCGGTTGAAGAAAGCGACGGCGCGGGAAGTCAAAGACGCCGTGAGTGAGTACCGCCCGATGGCCCACGGGTCCGTGCTCACGCTTCTGAAGCGGCTCGAGAGCCGGTCGCTGGTTACCAAGAAAAAGGGCACGACCGGGAAAGCCTTCGTTTATCGGCCCACGCGCCTTGCCGAATCCACCTACAACAAAGTCCTCACGCAGTTGCTGCACCGGGTGTTTGCCGGCGACAGCGTCGCCCTGGTTGCGTCTTTGTTCGAGAGGAAGCTTCCTGACCCGCAGGAACTCGCGGATCTGCAGCAGCTGCTCGATGAGTTGAAGGAGAAGAGCGCCGAGAAAGGCGGCAAGCCGTGAGCATGATCGACGTGATCCACCGGGCTGCCGCGTACTGGTTTCCCTATTTGGGCGGCGCCTTCTGGCAATCCACGATTCTCGCGCTGCTGGTGCTCGGGATCGTCACGCTGGGGCGGCTCTGGCCGCCGCCGCTGCGTCATGCATTTGGCTGCAGCTGCTGTTGTCGGCCGTCTGGTGGTTCAACCCCGTGTACTGGCTCCTTGCGCGCGGCATCCGCGCCGTGCGCGAGGATTGCTGCGATGATCTGGTGGTTGCGGCCGGCTTGAGCCCGCGCGCGACCTATTGCCAGACGCTGTTGAATGCCGCACAGGTCGCGGCCGGCCGGGTCATGGCGGGAGCGTCATTTGCCTGCCCGCGGGAATCGCGCCGGCTGCGCAGGAGGCTGAGAAGAATCATGAACAATAACTTCAGGCCGGTCGCCCGGCTTTCCATGAAGCACATCGCTTTGGTTGCAGTCTTCGGCCTTGTGTTATTGCCGGGAGTGGCGCCGCGGGCGTCCGGGCGATCGCTGCCGGAGTCAGGCGAGAACGAGGCTGGCTTGCCCATACCGGCGTTCTATCAGCAGGCGGGCGCATCCTCGGATTGCCTGACGCCGAGCGGCACGCCCTGCTTCACGATTCAGTACCACCGCGCCCAATGGGAGTTTTTCAGCGCCGGCATCACCGACGTGCGCCGCTACAGTTCGGACATTACCGAGGCCGTGCGCAGGGATGGAACAGGCGTGAGCAGAACCGTCGACGCTGAGAGCTATCAGTTTCTCAAGGGGAGTACGCGGACCGACCGTCCGTTGACGGTAATGTATCTTCCCTATGGAAACC
This is a stretch of genomic DNA from Terriglobia bacterium. It encodes these proteins:
- a CDS encoding ATP-binding cassette domain-containing protein, which produces MPAIEATEIRKCFGTFCAVDRLSFTVDEGEIFGLLGPNGAGKSTLIRMLTTLLPPTSGVALVNGFDVRNAANKVRRTIGVIPQAMTSDLDLTAEENLDIFAKLYGVPREKRKRANQELLAAVDLEQWGDKPVKNFSGGMRRRLEIARGLVHEPKIFFLDEPTTGLDPVSRVSVWEMLMKLKQGRELTILLTTHYMDEADRLCNRVAIVDHGKLVALDSPLKLKAAIPGKNILEVSFSSLPDGWMETLKRLPEVQEVKADDHVFRISSNNGPKTTSELIETARHEQVEITSLSVQSTTLDDVFVHYTGRQLRDALQDALKLDPRIMYQRQRH
- a CDS encoding ABC transporter permease is translated as MRGTLAMIERDIRKFRRSPTLILTTMFFPLIQLVVLGYAFGGKLENLHVGIVDQDKQIETVKLRELCGAIAANARTFDTVMYADEHQAMTDLRNGRISAVLQIPPDFSRRVLAKEAPRVALIEDNTDNFAVAALEGAFTQLLGSFNQRGSPPRLPAQATLSVVEVYPYVPYIQYLLSGTVVLAIFISAMIGGGIIFIDDKARGLHEGYLVTPISKVELILGFTLSGAIKACLSGVVLATLGSIIAGIPNPLDPVRLAKLLIVIVVSALALISMMFMLMVRVNDPLVPRATMGVLNTLLYFPSGAVYPVNGFPNWMRVISSVDPFTYAVHAFKELLLKNAGLGAIAFDLSFLIIFALLMMTLATLLFKRSL
- a CDS encoding efflux RND transporter periplasmic adaptor subunit, with product MIRRLLLLALGLLLVTGGVFLYRYFNRPQGLMLTGIVTTHEVNVSPLIQGRLSQLLVKEGDAVKAGQLVAVIDPQELQADRSYYAHTEQGAAAQVEEQEAALNYQQVLTRDQIKQAEAALAAAEAQAREVAADLELNRVNYERAGNLYQKQVYSAQALDQARTAYEASKAHAESLQKLVETQRANVALARSNENQITVRLKELQTGRRQLLAAGAQKSKADVRLGYTEVRAPINGVVAVLAARQGEVLSVSQPILILIDPEDLWVRADVEETYIDRIRLGDRLTVRLPSGVERAGTVFYRAVVADFATQRDVSRAKRDIKTFEIRLRLDNGDRRLWPGLTAYVMLPLQDVQGAPQVSN
- a CDS encoding BlaI/MecI/CopY family transcriptional regulator, with the translated sequence MAHEKPPDAELEVLACLRRLKKATAREVKDAVSEYRPMAHGSVLTLLKRLESRSLVTKKKGTTGKAFVYRPTRLAESTYNKVLTQLLHRVFAGDSVALVASLFERKLPDPQELADLQQLLDELKEKSAEKGGKP